A genomic stretch from Sinorhizobium terangae includes:
- a CDS encoding LacI family DNA-binding transcriptional regulator, with the protein MAQKVKLSTIAETLGLSTATVSLALRDSPLVATVTRDKIKEQARALGYIYNRRAASLRTSRSGIIGVVVHDIMNPFYGEILKAIEAELDRDKQTFILSNHYDSVEKQRDFIETLLQLGGDGVIMSPAIGTPPEDIQLAEDNGMPAILIARSIEGLDVPIFRGDDAYGISLATNHLIGLGHRCIAMVGGTDQTSTGRDRYQGYVNALRKANIQVDPDLRIPGPRSKQGGFEAAVHLLSLPQKPTAVVCWNDLVAIGMMNGIARAGLVPGVDISVTGYDDLEEASIATPALTTVWNGQADVGRSAARALLDKLSGSHEPDGIHLIKPEMRIRQSTGPLRVTA; encoded by the coding sequence GTGGCGCAAAAGGTCAAGCTTTCGACAATCGCGGAAACACTCGGCCTTTCGACGGCGACAGTATCCCTGGCATTGCGTGACAGCCCACTGGTGGCGACCGTAACCCGCGACAAGATCAAGGAACAGGCACGCGCGCTCGGCTATATCTACAATCGTCGCGCCGCGAGCTTGAGAACGTCGCGGTCCGGCATCATCGGTGTCGTCGTGCACGACATCATGAACCCGTTCTACGGGGAAATCCTCAAGGCGATCGAGGCGGAACTCGATCGCGACAAGCAGACCTTCATCCTCTCCAACCATTACGATTCCGTCGAGAAGCAGCGCGACTTCATCGAGACGCTGCTGCAGCTTGGCGGCGACGGTGTCATCATGTCGCCGGCGATCGGCACTCCCCCGGAGGACATCCAGCTTGCCGAGGACAACGGCATGCCGGCGATCCTGATCGCCCGGTCGATCGAAGGACTCGACGTGCCGATTTTCCGTGGCGACGACGCCTATGGCATTTCGCTTGCGACCAATCACCTGATCGGCCTTGGCCACCGCTGCATCGCGATGGTCGGCGGCACCGACCAGACGTCGACCGGCCGTGATCGCTACCAGGGTTATGTAAACGCGCTGCGCAAGGCGAATATCCAGGTCGATCCGGACTTGCGCATTCCCGGGCCGCGCTCCAAGCAGGGCGGGTTCGAGGCGGCGGTGCATCTCTTGTCGCTGCCGCAAAAGCCCACGGCAGTCGTCTGCTGGAACGACCTGGTGGCAATCGGTATGATGAACGGCATTGCCCGCGCCGGGCTCGTGCCGGGCGTCGACATCTCGGTCACGGGCTACGACGATCTCGAGGAAGCCTCGATCGCGACCCCGGCGCTGACGACTGTCTGGAACGGCCAGGCCGATGTCGGCCGCAGCGCTGCGCGAGCGCTGCTCGACAAACTTTCCGGCAGCCATGAGCCGGATGGAATCCATTTGATAAAGCCGGAGATGCGCATTCGCCAGTCGACCGGCCCGCTACGCGTGACCGCCTGA
- a CDS encoding MarR family winged helix-turn-helix transcriptional regulator, which produces MGKKSKAEKKGKNGKKRDELAVEPHDLASVLVQAARSMRTVLSRNLVESGLYAGQDGVMLALAETDGLTAGALAAKLGVKAPTMTRTIGRMEAQGFLERRPDEEDARLTKVYLTVPGRERLQTIAEAGQHSEKLATRGLTDKQVRTLLKLLRAVDSNLQAARAPD; this is translated from the coding sequence ATGGGCAAGAAGAGCAAGGCCGAAAAGAAGGGCAAGAACGGCAAGAAGAGGGACGAGCTTGCTGTCGAGCCGCATGATCTTGCTTCGGTTCTTGTACAGGCGGCGCGCTCGATGCGCACCGTACTCTCCCGCAATCTCGTCGAAAGCGGCCTCTATGCGGGGCAGGACGGCGTCATGCTCGCGCTGGCCGAGACCGACGGCCTGACGGCAGGGGCGCTCGCTGCAAAGCTGGGTGTCAAGGCGCCGACAATGACACGCACCATCGGCCGCATGGAGGCGCAAGGCTTCCTCGAACGCCGGCCGGACGAGGAAGATGCGCGATTGACCAAGGTCTATCTGACCGTGCCCGGGCGCGAACGGCTGCAGACCATTGCGGAGGCCGGTCAGCATTCCGAAAAGCTCGCCACGCGAGGTTTGACCGACAAGCAGGTGCGTACCCTCCTGAAGCTGCTGAGAGCCGTCGACAGCAATCTGCAAGCGGCGAGAGCGCCCGATTGA
- a CDS encoding creatininase family protein, translating to MSMPEPNWNDNCADLAPSERRQWIAVLPLGAHEQHGPHLPFETDRLIAEGIVRRVSPALPADIPVTFLPVEPVGYSIEHMDVAGTRTLAFEEAIGRWLGIAENLRNLGIRKFVMLNAHGGNSPLMTIVATEARVRFGMLAVATSWTRFGQPEGWISAEDKALDIHGGDIETSVMLALHPDKVDMTRAARFPSRQSDFIARFTHLRAYGPHAFGWKMSDLNQQGVAGDAGAATAARGEVLLAHAVKGIIELLEDVNAFDVDELS from the coding sequence ATGTCGATGCCCGAGCCCAACTGGAACGATAACTGCGCCGATCTCGCACCTTCCGAGCGGCGGCAGTGGATCGCGGTGCTGCCGCTCGGCGCGCATGAGCAGCATGGGCCGCATCTTCCGTTCGAAACCGACCGGCTGATTGCCGAGGGCATCGTTCGGCGCGTCTCACCCGCGCTACCCGCGGACATCCCTGTAACGTTCCTGCCGGTCGAGCCCGTCGGCTACTCAATCGAACATATGGATGTGGCCGGCACGCGAACGCTTGCCTTTGAGGAAGCGATCGGCCGCTGGCTCGGGATCGCCGAAAATCTCCGTAACCTCGGCATCCGCAAATTCGTCATGCTGAACGCCCACGGCGGCAACTCACCGCTGATGACGATCGTCGCGACGGAGGCGCGGGTGCGCTTCGGCATGCTCGCGGTCGCGACGAGCTGGACGCGTTTCGGGCAGCCGGAGGGCTGGATCAGCGCCGAGGACAAGGCGCTCGACATCCACGGAGGCGATATCGAGACGTCGGTGATGCTGGCGCTCCACCCCGACAAGGTGGATATGACGCGCGCCGCCCGGTTCCCTTCCCGCCAGAGCGACTTTATCGCCCGGTTCACGCATTTGCGCGCCTATGGCCCGCATGCATTCGGTTGGAAAATGTCGGACCTCAATCAACAAGGCGTCGCGGGCGATGCCGGCGCCGCGACCGCCGCGCGCGGCGAAGTCCTTCTTGCACACGCGGTGAAGGGCATCATCGAGCTGCTCGAGGATGTAAACGCCTTCGACGTCGACGAACTTTCCTGA